In a single window of the Agromyces sp. H17E-10 genome:
- a CDS encoding class I SAM-dependent methyltransferase codes for MGGDRVPDAWEAGPAYERYVGRWSRRVAPRFLDWLDARDGLRWIDVGCGTGALSAAIVERCAPRSVDGADPSPGFLESATAELGSRVTFHLAEAAALPFDDRSVDVVVSGLMLNFVPAAAAALTEMRRVAVGEGVVAAYVWDYAGRMEMMRRFWDAAAEVDPAAARFDEATRFPICTPAGLEEAFEAAGFREVVTGSIEIQTRFTGFDDFWAPFLGGQGAAPAYAMSLGATQRERIRDALDRRSPRDPDGGISMVARAWTVRGLAVR; via the coding sequence ATGGGCGGCGACCGCGTGCCCGATGCCTGGGAGGCCGGCCCCGCGTACGAGCGGTACGTCGGGCGATGGAGTCGTCGCGTCGCTCCGCGCTTCCTCGACTGGCTCGACGCCCGCGATGGGCTGCGCTGGATCGACGTCGGCTGCGGCACGGGCGCGCTGAGTGCCGCGATCGTCGAGCGGTGCGCCCCGCGCTCGGTCGACGGTGCGGATCCCTCGCCCGGCTTCCTCGAGTCGGCCACGGCGGAGCTCGGTTCCCGGGTGACGTTCCATCTGGCCGAAGCCGCCGCACTGCCGTTCGACGACCGCTCGGTCGACGTGGTCGTGTCGGGACTCATGCTGAACTTCGTGCCCGCTGCGGCGGCGGCCCTCACGGAGATGCGGCGCGTCGCCGTCGGCGAGGGGGTGGTCGCGGCCTACGTGTGGGACTACGCCGGGAGGATGGAGATGATGCGCCGGTTCTGGGATGCCGCCGCCGAGGTGGATCCCGCCGCCGCGCGGTTCGACGAGGCGACGCGGTTCCCGATCTGCACACCCGCCGGGCTCGAGGAGGCGTTCGAGGCCGCCGGGTTTCGCGAGGTGGTGACCGGTTCGATCGAGATCCAGACGCGATTCACGGGCTTCGACGACTTCTGGGCGCCGTTCCTCGGCGGACAGGGCGCAGCACCCGCCTACGCGATGTCGCTCGGCGCGACGCAGCGCGAGCGGATCCGCGACGCGCTCGACCGCCGGTCGCCCCGGGATCCGGACGGTGGGATCTCGATGGTCGCCCGCGCGTGGACCGTGCGCGGACTCGCCGTGCGCTGA
- the soxR gene encoding redox-sensitive transcriptional activator SoxR translates to MPTHAPDELLTVGEMSRRTGVAPSALRFYEDLGLIASQRTGGNQRRYARHMLRRVSLIVVAKRLGIPLGDVQAAFEHVPLDTTPSHDDWQRASRRWKRQLEVRRLGIERLERELTGCIGCGCLSMKACGLLNPDDALGDGGAGPRRLEDDLEE, encoded by the coding sequence ATGCCGACGCACGCGCCAGACGAGCTGCTCACCGTCGGGGAGATGAGCCGCCGTACCGGCGTCGCACCCTCGGCGCTGCGCTTCTACGAGGACCTCGGACTCATCGCATCCCAGCGCACGGGCGGCAACCAACGACGGTACGCGAGACACATGTTGCGACGGGTCTCGCTCATCGTGGTCGCCAAGCGCCTCGGCATCCCGCTCGGCGACGTGCAGGCCGCGTTCGAGCACGTGCCGCTCGACACCACGCCGAGCCATGACGACTGGCAGCGCGCCTCCCGACGATGGAAGCGCCAGCTGGAGGTGCGGCGGCTCGGCATCGAGCGGCTCGAGCGAGAGCTCACGGGCTGCATCGGGTGCGGATGCCTCTCCATGAAGGCCTGCGGACTCCTGAACCCCGACGACGCCCTCGGCGACGGCGGCGCCGGCCCGCGCCGGCTCGAGGACGACCTCGAGGAATGA
- the fdxA gene encoding ferredoxin — MTYVIALPCVDVKDKACIDECPVDCIYEGERSLYIHPDECVDCGACEPVCPVEAIYYEDDLPDEWADYYKANVEFFEITPPGAPGGTPLGSPGGAAKTGTLPFDHPVVAALAPQGGHE; from the coding sequence GTGACCTACGTGATCGCCCTTCCCTGCGTCGACGTCAAGGACAAGGCCTGCATCGACGAGTGCCCTGTCGACTGCATCTACGAGGGCGAGCGATCCCTCTACATCCACCCCGACGAGTGCGTCGACTGCGGTGCGTGCGAGCCCGTCTGCCCCGTCGAGGCGATCTATTACGAGGACGACCTGCCCGACGAATGGGCCGACTACTACAAGGCCAACGTCGAGTTCTTCGAGATCACCCCTCCCGGTGCTCCCGGCGGCACCCCGCTCGGCTCCCCCGGCGGCGCGGCGAAGACGGGCACGCTGCCGTTCGACCACCCGGTCGTCGCCGCGCTGGCGCCGCAGGGCGGCCACGAGTGA
- a CDS encoding flavin reductase family protein: MTEPADDAAPGLADAFKSAFRFHPAGVALVSAGTATGPVGLTASSVASVAVDPPVLSFSVTRATGSAGALLGAESFVVHLLAEHQVAVAEAFARSGAPRFTAEQGWTRLPTGEPVLADARAALRCRALQLVPVGSSTLVVAEVLEVHHGPEAPPLVYHDRRYVRLGDEASEF; encoded by the coding sequence CTGACCGAGCCCGCCGACGACGCCGCCCCCGGGCTCGCCGACGCGTTCAAGTCCGCCTTCCGTTTCCACCCGGCCGGTGTCGCCCTCGTCTCGGCGGGCACCGCGACCGGCCCGGTGGGGCTGACCGCCTCGAGCGTGGCCTCGGTCGCCGTCGACCCGCCGGTACTCTCGTTCTCGGTCACCCGCGCGACCGGTTCCGCGGGCGCGCTGCTCGGCGCCGAGTCGTTCGTCGTCCACCTGCTCGCCGAGCACCAGGTCGCGGTCGCCGAGGCGTTCGCACGGTCGGGTGCCCCGCGTTTCACGGCCGAGCAGGGATGGACGCGACTGCCGACCGGCGAACCGGTGCTCGCCGATGCGCGCGCGGCTCTCCGCTGCCGAGCACTCCAGCTGGTGCCCGTCGGCAGCTCCACCCTCGTGGTCGCCGAGGTCCTGGAGGTGCATCATGGACCGGAGGCCCCTCCACTCGTGTACCACGATCGTCGCTACGTGCGCCTCGGCGACGAGGCATCCGAATTCTGA
- a CDS encoding superoxide dismutase: MSTYTLPDLPYDYAALAPHISATIMELHHSKHHQAYVTGANTALEQLAEARATGQLANVNKLEKDLAFNLGGHINHSVFWQNMSPDGGGSPEGELSAAIDDAFGSFDAFRSHFTATALGVQGSGWSVLAWDSVGARPVVFQLFDQQGNAPLGVTPLLQLDVWEHAYYLDYKNVRADYVKAFWEIVNWADVAARFDRARSATSGLIVPGAA, from the coding sequence ATGTCGACCTACACCCTGCCCGACCTGCCCTACGACTACGCGGCGCTCGCACCGCACATCTCGGCCACGATCATGGAGCTGCACCACTCGAAGCACCACCAGGCCTACGTGACGGGCGCGAACACGGCGCTCGAGCAGCTCGCGGAGGCGCGTGCGACGGGTCAGCTCGCGAACGTCAACAAGCTCGAGAAGGACCTCGCGTTCAACCTCGGCGGCCACATCAACCACAGCGTGTTCTGGCAGAACATGTCGCCCGACGGGGGCGGCTCGCCCGAGGGCGAGCTGTCGGCGGCGATCGACGACGCGTTCGGGTCGTTCGACGCGTTCCGCTCGCACTTCACGGCGACCGCGCTCGGCGTGCAGGGCTCGGGCTGGTCGGTGCTCGCCTGGGACTCGGTCGGGGCCCGCCCGGTCGTGTTCCAGCTGTTCGACCAGCAGGGCAACGCCCCGCTCGGCGTCACCCCGCTCCTCCAGCTCGACGTGTGGGAGCACGCGTACTACCTCGACTACAAGAACGTGCGGGCCGACTACGTGAAGGCGTTCTGGGAGATCGTGAACTGGGCCGACGTCGCCGCCCGCTTCGACCGCGCCCGCTCGGCGACGAGCGGCCTCATCGTGCCGGGTGCCGCCTGA
- a CDS encoding ABC transporter ATP-binding protein — MNEPVLELRDVTFRRDGNPILHGIDLTVRAGEHWALLGPNGAGKSTILGFCGAKTHPTSGTVDVLGRRLGRVDLQELRREIGQVDPRHPLHSRLTVREVVLTGLTGTIETPMRWSPSAAEIASADALIDDVGLAARRDATWPTLSQGERGRALIARALVAEPRLLLLDEPTTGLDVAAREQLLETLDDLAHRAPDLASILVTHHLEELPETTSHALVIAHGRVVASGPVDLAVTSETITNAFEHAIAVTRDGDRWAARATRGVRV, encoded by the coding sequence GTGAACGAACCGGTCCTCGAACTGCGCGACGTCACCTTCCGTCGCGACGGCAACCCGATCCTGCACGGGATCGACCTGACCGTTCGCGCCGGCGAGCACTGGGCTCTGCTCGGCCCGAACGGCGCCGGCAAGAGCACGATCCTCGGCTTCTGCGGGGCGAAGACGCACCCGACGTCGGGCACGGTCGACGTGCTCGGCCGCCGGCTCGGCAGGGTCGACCTCCAGGAGCTGCGTCGCGAGATCGGACAGGTCGACCCGCGACACCCGCTGCATTCGCGACTGACCGTTCGCGAGGTCGTGCTGACGGGCCTCACGGGCACGATCGAGACGCCGATGCGCTGGTCGCCGAGCGCCGCCGAGATCGCGTCGGCCGACGCGCTGATCGACGACGTCGGGCTCGCCGCCCGGCGCGACGCGACGTGGCCGACGCTCTCGCAGGGTGAACGGGGCCGGGCGCTCATCGCGCGGGCGCTCGTCGCGGAGCCGAGACTGCTGCTGCTCGACGAGCCGACGACCGGGCTCGACGTGGCGGCCCGCGAGCAGCTGCTCGAGACGCTCGACGACCTCGCGCACCGCGCGCCCGACCTCGCATCGATCCTCGTGACGCATCACCTCGAGGAACTGCCGGAGACGACGAGCCACGCACTCGTCATCGCGCACGGGCGGGTCGTCGCATCCGGACCGGTCGACCTGGCCGTCACGAGCGAGACGATCACGAACGCCTTCGAACATGCGATCGCCGTGACCCGCGACGGAGACCGGTGGGCCGCGCGGGCGACGCGCGGAGTGCGCGTCTGA
- a CDS encoding Fic family protein: MGRFVERVWQPNDASHLSRRDRAPGRFLAYVPDELGTDVPEIGEQARRAAEDALAVLARADERIGARGGYLNHLLIRSESISSSWIEGNRITPKRLAVAELLETGPKVALDVVANVRATERAIDELADRDRAITVRDLERLQHLIEPSLAPGLRTEQNWVGGTGWSPLRADFVPPPESEVPRLVDDLARFVTATEGNPVVRAAIAHAQFETIHPFIDGNGRTGRALIHTVLRRADAVRNVLVPISTVFAGDTNAYLAGLTAFRADPPALDDWVIGFAHAAELAAGNAVRLADELDRLDGELVEQLVASRRQRGATPAHPRSDAVVLKVLGDLAGEPVQTIDVVAARHGVSKAAAQRALAELADAGILGRSKDQKGRLICWTADRHLALVSLAERSNRVGGGDTRERAPRLGPPRPVEPNGANA, from the coding sequence ATGGGCCGGTTCGTCGAACGCGTGTGGCAGCCGAACGACGCCTCGCACCTCAGCCGACGCGACCGCGCGCCCGGCCGGTTCCTCGCGTACGTGCCCGACGAGCTCGGAACCGACGTGCCCGAGATCGGCGAGCAGGCCCGCCGCGCCGCCGAGGACGCGCTCGCGGTGCTCGCGCGGGCCGACGAACGGATCGGCGCCCGTGGCGGCTACCTCAACCACTTGCTCATCCGCTCGGAGAGCATCTCGTCGTCGTGGATCGAGGGCAACCGCATCACTCCGAAGCGCCTCGCGGTCGCGGAGCTGCTCGAGACCGGACCGAAGGTCGCGCTCGACGTCGTCGCGAACGTGCGCGCGACCGAGCGAGCGATCGACGAGCTCGCCGACCGAGACCGCGCCATCACCGTCCGCGACCTCGAGCGCCTGCAGCACCTCATCGAACCGTCCCTCGCGCCGGGCCTGCGCACCGAGCAGAACTGGGTGGGCGGCACGGGCTGGAGCCCGCTTCGCGCCGACTTCGTGCCGCCGCCCGAGTCGGAGGTGCCGCGCCTCGTCGACGACCTCGCCCGCTTCGTCACGGCGACCGAGGGCAACCCCGTCGTGCGCGCGGCGATCGCCCACGCGCAGTTCGAGACGATCCACCCGTTCATCGACGGCAACGGGCGCACGGGCCGCGCACTGATCCACACCGTGCTGCGCCGCGCCGATGCGGTGCGCAACGTGCTCGTACCGATCAGCACCGTCTTCGCGGGCGACACGAACGCGTACCTCGCGGGGCTCACCGCGTTCCGGGCCGATCCGCCCGCGCTCGACGACTGGGTCATCGGCTTCGCGCACGCCGCCGAGCTCGCGGCCGGCAATGCCGTCCGCCTTGCGGACGAACTCGACCGACTCGACGGCGAACTCGTCGAGCAGCTCGTCGCGAGCCGACGTCAGCGCGGCGCGACGCCCGCGCATCCGCGCAGCGACGCCGTCGTGCTGAAGGTGCTCGGCGACCTCGCCGGCGAACCGGTGCAGACGATCGACGTCGTCGCGGCCCGGCATGGCGTTTCGAAGGCCGCCGCCCAGCGGGCGCTCGCCGAGCTCGCCGACGCGGGCATCCTCGGTCGCAGCAAAGACCAGAAGGGACGGCTGATCTGCTGGACGGCCGACCGCCACCTCGCGCTCGTCTCGCTCGCCGAGCGCAGCAACCGCGTGGGCGGCGGCGACACCCGCGAACGGGCACCGAGGCTCGGACCGCCGCGCCCCGTCGAACCGAACGGAGCGAATGCGTGA
- the rlmN gene encoding 23S rRNA (adenine(2503)-C(2))-methyltransferase RlmN: MTNSTEQARPAATAGAVRPTKARQVRPATEGWEQKKGPDGRPMLQFASPKRGKPPVHLADIAPADRKAHVAELGFPGYRAAQLATHYFVHHTNDPAEMTDLPAASRDALAGAVLPKLLTEVRRFTTDNGDTIKFLWKLHDGALVESVLMRYPGRVTLCVSSQAGCGMNCPFCATGQAGLTRNMSAAEIVEQVVMANAALARGELGGRKKGDHTPDRVSNIVFMGMGEPLANYARLMSAVRTMLAPAPDGLGMSARGVTVSTVGLVPAIRKLADEDLPVTFALSLHAPDDQLRDELIPVNSRWKVDEALDAARAYFDKTGRRVSIEYALIKDMNDHGWRADLLAEKLNERGRGWVHVNPIPLNPTPGSIWTASDTDVQQEFVRRLEAAGIPTTIRDTRGKEIDGACGQLAAADA, from the coding sequence GTGACGAACTCGACCGAACAGGCCCGCCCCGCCGCAACTGCCGGCGCCGTGCGCCCCACGAAAGCCCGCCAGGTGCGCCCTGCGACCGAAGGCTGGGAGCAGAAGAAGGGCCCCGATGGGCGCCCGATGCTGCAGTTCGCCTCGCCCAAGCGCGGCAAGCCGCCCGTGCACCTCGCCGACATCGCGCCGGCCGACCGCAAGGCGCACGTCGCCGAGCTGGGCTTCCCGGGCTACCGCGCCGCGCAGCTGGCCACCCACTACTTCGTGCACCACACGAACGACCCCGCCGAGATGACCGACCTGCCCGCCGCGTCGCGCGACGCGCTCGCCGGAGCAGTGTTGCCGAAGCTCCTCACCGAGGTGCGGCGGTTCACGACCGACAACGGCGACACGATCAAGTTCCTGTGGAAGCTGCACGACGGCGCCCTCGTCGAGTCGGTGCTCATGCGCTACCCGGGCCGCGTCACGCTGTGCGTCTCGAGTCAGGCCGGCTGCGGCATGAACTGCCCGTTCTGCGCGACCGGGCAGGCCGGCCTCACCCGCAACATGTCGGCGGCCGAGATCGTCGAGCAGGTCGTCATGGCGAACGCGGCCCTCGCGCGCGGCGAGCTCGGCGGCCGCAAGAAGGGCGACCACACGCCCGATCGCGTCTCGAACATCGTGTTCATGGGCATGGGGGAGCCGCTCGCGAACTACGCCCGGCTGATGTCGGCCGTGCGCACGATGCTGGCGCCTGCGCCCGACGGGCTCGGTATGTCGGCGCGCGGCGTGACGGTGTCGACCGTCGGTCTCGTGCCCGCGATCAGGAAGCTCGCCGACGAAGACCTGCCCGTCACGTTCGCCCTGAGCCTGCACGCGCCCGACGACCAGCTGCGCGACGAGCTCATCCCGGTGAACTCGCGGTGGAAGGTCGACGAGGCGCTCGACGCCGCGCGCGCCTACTTCGACAAGACCGGCCGTCGCGTGTCGATCGAGTACGCGCTCATCAAGGACATGAACGACCACGGCTGGCGCGCCGACCTGCTCGCCGAGAAGCTCAACGAGCGCGGACGGGGCTGGGTGCACGTCAACCCGATTCCGCTCAACCCGACGCCGGGTTCGATCTGGACGGCCTCCGACACGGACGTGCAGCAGGAGTTCGTGCGTCGCCTCGAGGCCGCGGGCATCCCGACGACGATCCGCGACACGCGCGGCAAGGAGATCGACGGCGCCTGCGGGCAGCTCGCGGCGGCCGACGCCTAG
- a CDS encoding helix-turn-helix domain-containing protein — protein MPRRTGDFRGLTQPSRMRLLQAIQRMPGRRAAELAEECGIPVNTVRDHLQVLEREGLVRGEAIPTNSRGRPPIGFHAVQDAATSAVAGERIAAARRRGALLRATIGEAPAVDAAAQGQLDVLYEHLDDAGLEPELDDAALAFELAPCRFHDLIDDDPALVCSVHARLVADVLHQAGGPLAVGRLEPFVTEHRCRLSLTRRDAVAPAAASDASTEG, from the coding sequence GTGCCACGTCGAACCGGCGACTTCCGCGGCCTCACGCAGCCCAGCCGCATGCGCCTGCTGCAGGCGATCCAGCGAATGCCGGGCCGACGTGCGGCCGAGCTCGCCGAGGAGTGCGGCATCCCCGTCAACACGGTGCGGGATCACCTCCAGGTGCTCGAGCGGGAGGGCCTCGTCCGCGGTGAGGCGATCCCGACGAACTCGCGTGGTCGGCCGCCGATCGGCTTCCACGCGGTGCAGGATGCTGCGACCAGCGCGGTCGCGGGCGAGCGCATCGCAGCGGCGCGTCGACGCGGGGCACTCCTGCGTGCGACGATCGGCGAAGCGCCTGCCGTCGACGCCGCGGCCCAAGGTCAGCTCGACGTGCTCTACGAGCACCTCGACGACGCCGGCCTCGAACCGGAGCTGGACGACGCGGCGCTCGCCTTCGAGCTCGCCCCGTGTCGCTTCCACGACCTCATCGACGACGATCCGGCACTCGTCTGCTCGGTGCACGCGCGCCTCGTCGCCGACGTGCTGCACCAGGCCGGCGGCCCGCTCGCGGTCGGTCGCCTCGAGCCCTTCGTGACCGAGCACCGGTGCCGGCTCTCGCTCACTCGCCGTGACGCGGTCGCTCCCGCTGCGGCGTCGGATGCGAGCACGGAGGGCTGA
- a CDS encoding globin domain-containing protein, with protein sequence MQLSAESEAIVRATAGVVAQHAEEITRVFYPAMFAAHPELLRVFNRANQAVGEQPKALAASVVAFAVQLIDPDAPDFSPVMRRIAHKHVSLGITARQYTIVGKHLLDAVGTVLGDAVTPEVRAAWDEVYWLFGCSLIAEEAKLYALGGTDPDHPWRAYRVVERLEESDDVFSLVLAPVEGTAPEHRTGQYVAIAVDLPDGSRQPRQYTISSGPRGDSLRVTIKRVLGVGDAPDGQVSGWLHEHARPGTVLDVSQPAGDVVLDDSDDPLVLVSAGIGITPVAAILEDLSRTQPHRTVRLFHADRAHDTHALYDSLRRQVLAMEDARAQNWYERDADEAPTLHPALPGFMDLGQVDLPEAPTVFMCGPLPFMRAMRETLIGRGIPSERIQYEVFGPDLWAQNPAAVPA encoded by the coding sequence ATGCAGCTCTCTGCCGAGTCCGAAGCCATCGTCCGTGCGACCGCCGGGGTCGTCGCCCAACACGCCGAGGAGATCACACGCGTGTTCTACCCGGCGATGTTCGCGGCGCATCCCGAGCTCCTCCGCGTCTTCAACCGGGCGAACCAGGCCGTCGGCGAGCAGCCGAAGGCCCTCGCCGCCTCGGTCGTCGCCTTCGCCGTGCAGCTCATCGACCCCGACGCTCCCGACTTCTCCCCCGTCATGCGGCGCATTGCGCACAAACACGTCTCGCTCGGCATCACGGCCCGCCAGTACACGATCGTCGGCAAGCATCTGCTCGACGCCGTCGGCACCGTGCTCGGCGACGCGGTCACCCCCGAGGTTCGAGCCGCCTGGGACGAGGTGTACTGGCTCTTCGGCTGCTCGCTCATCGCAGAGGAGGCGAAGCTGTACGCCCTCGGCGGCACCGACCCCGACCATCCGTGGCGGGCCTACCGCGTCGTCGAACGGCTCGAGGAGTCGGACGACGTGTTCTCGCTCGTGCTGGCGCCGGTCGAGGGCACGGCGCCGGAGCACCGGACCGGCCAGTACGTCGCGATCGCCGTCGACCTGCCCGACGGGTCGCGCCAGCCTCGGCAGTACACGATCTCGTCGGGCCCCCGCGGCGACTCGCTGCGTGTCACGATCAAGCGGGTCCTCGGCGTCGGCGACGCGCCCGACGGCCAGGTGTCGGGCTGGCTGCACGAGCACGCTCGACCGGGTACGGTCCTCGACGTCTCGCAGCCCGCCGGCGACGTCGTGCTCGACGACTCGGACGACCCGCTCGTGCTGGTGTCGGCCGGCATCGGCATCACGCCGGTCGCCGCGATCCTCGAAGACCTCTCGCGCACCCAGCCGCACCGAACGGTGCGCCTCTTCCACGCCGACCGTGCGCACGACACGCACGCACTGTACGACTCGCTCCGGCGCCAGGTGCTCGCGATGGAAGACGCCCGCGCGCAGAACTGGTACGAGCGCGATGCCGACGAGGCGCCCACGCTGCACCCCGCACTGCCCGGGTTCATGGACCTCGGGCAGGTCGACCTGCCCGAAGCACCGACCGTCTTCATGTGCGGCCCGCTGCCCTTCATGCGCGCCATGCGCGAGACGCTCATCGGCCGCGGCATCCCGAGCGAACGGATCCAGTACGAGGTCTTCGGACCCGACCTCTGGGCGCAGAATCCTGCCGCGGTTCCGGCCTGA
- a CDS encoding O-acetyl-ADP-ribose deacetylase translates to MAVVTAVLGDITEQRVDAIVNAANNAMRGGGGVDGAIHRAGGPAVLEDCIARFPYGLATGDAGWTTGGALPAPWVIHTVGPNHRAGERDRSLLESCYRRSLAVADELGVHSIAFPLISAGVYGWPLDDAIAAAIETIDAVDTNVDDVRLVARDPEIFERISARLAEQP, encoded by the coding sequence ATGGCCGTCGTCACCGCCGTCCTCGGCGACATCACGGAACAGCGCGTCGACGCGATCGTCAACGCGGCGAACAACGCGATGCGCGGGGGCGGTGGCGTCGACGGCGCGATCCACCGCGCAGGCGGTCCCGCCGTGCTCGAGGACTGCATCGCGAGGTTCCCCTACGGCTTGGCGACAGGCGATGCCGGCTGGACGACGGGCGGGGCACTCCCCGCACCGTGGGTGATCCACACGGTGGGCCCGAATCACCGGGCCGGCGAGCGCGACCGGTCGCTCCTCGAGTCCTGCTATCGCCGATCGCTCGCCGTGGCCGACGAGCTCGGGGTGCACTCGATCGCGTTCCCGCTCATCAGCGCCGGCGTCTACGGCTGGCCCCTCGACGACGCGATCGCCGCCGCGATCGAGACGATCGACGCGGTGGACACGAACGTCGACGACGTGCGGCTCGTCGCCCGCGATCCCGAGATCTTCGAGCGGATCAGCGCGAGGCTCGCCGAGCAGCCGTGA
- the helR gene encoding RNA polymerase recycling motor ATPase HelR has protein sequence MTPSSTDVFALPDRLAAKASPESIAADERWFARIAANLETQAADLGARLADLCALPGRGGEAALERDLEIHRTSARIRLLQRFGVDLCLGRMVPADGGEPVYIGRAGLTGDDGEPLLVDWRARAAEPFFGATHGDPMGLSSRRRYRWTRGRITDYWDEVFTPGTGVDGLAPDDQSAFIASLGANRSPRMRDVLGTIQADQDAIIRAGSRGALVVDGGPGTGKTVVALHRAAYLLYSDPRLDARRGGVLFVGPSHAYLSYVDDVLPSLGEEGVRMATLRDLVEEGADAVPEHDPAVARLKSTASLVGAIETAVRGYEQPPTDELVVETPWAELYLSAGDWAEAFDAPEPGTAHNEARAEVWDALLGILLDQFDDDEVPPALVRRALEQHDELVRTFNRSWPLLDPVGVVADLWSVPAYLRRCAPWLSSSEVERLQRDDARAWTVADLPLLDAARRLIGDPEATARRRRRRLAAAAELEQRERVRDELIAADDSEMHLMSMLRGQDFTNTLADDVDEGPRSEPEVLAGPFAHVVVDEAQELTDAEWQMVLARCPSRSLTIVGDRAQARHGFTESWLERLERLGVPNGRLTALGVNYRTPEEVMEVAEPIIRAALPDANVPTSIRRSGVPVARGAVGELGIILERWLAAHPDGTACVIGAPHLASTPRVRSLSPEVSKGLEFDLVVLVDPDRFGEGIEGAVDRYVAMTRTTRELVVLTSG, from the coding sequence TTGACCCCTTCGTCGACCGACGTCTTCGCCCTTCCCGACCGCCTCGCAGCCAAGGCGTCACCCGAATCGATCGCCGCCGACGAGCGGTGGTTCGCCCGGATCGCGGCGAACCTCGAAACCCAGGCCGCCGACCTCGGCGCCAGGCTCGCCGATCTCTGCGCGCTGCCGGGCCGCGGGGGCGAAGCCGCGCTCGAGCGCGACCTCGAGATCCACCGCACGAGTGCCCGGATCCGGCTGCTGCAGCGGTTCGGCGTCGACCTCTGCCTCGGGCGGATGGTCCCGGCCGACGGCGGCGAACCCGTGTACATCGGTCGCGCGGGACTCACGGGCGACGACGGCGAGCCGTTGCTCGTCGACTGGCGCGCGCGCGCCGCCGAGCCGTTCTTCGGCGCGACGCATGGCGATCCGATGGGTCTGTCGAGCCGGCGCCGGTACCGGTGGACCCGCGGGCGGATCACCGACTACTGGGACGAGGTCTTCACGCCCGGGACGGGCGTCGACGGCCTCGCGCCCGACGACCAGTCGGCGTTCATCGCGAGCCTCGGCGCGAACCGCTCGCCGCGGATGCGCGACGTGCTCGGCACCATCCAGGCCGACCAGGACGCGATCATCCGTGCCGGCTCCCGCGGCGCACTCGTGGTCGACGGCGGACCGGGCACGGGCAAGACCGTCGTCGCGCTGCACCGCGCGGCCTACCTGCTGTACTCCGACCCGCGGCTCGACGCGCGGCGCGGCGGCGTGCTCTTCGTCGGCCCGAGCCACGCCTACCTGTCGTATGTCGACGATGTACTGCCGAGCCTCGGTGAGGAAGGCGTGCGGATGGCGACCCTTCGCGACCTCGTCGAGGAGGGCGCCGACGCGGTGCCCGAGCACGACCCGGCGGTCGCGCGACTGAAATCGACGGCATCGCTCGTCGGCGCGATCGAGACGGCCGTGCGGGGGTACGAACAGCCGCCCACCGATGAACTCGTCGTCGAGACACCCTGGGCGGAGCTGTATCTCAGCGCAGGCGACTGGGCGGAGGCCTTCGACGCCCCCGAGCCGGGCACCGCTCACAACGAGGCGCGTGCGGAGGTCTGGGACGCGCTCCTCGGCATCCTGCTCGACCAGTTCGACGACGACGAGGTGCCGCCCGCGCTCGTGCGTCGAGCGCTCGAACAGCACGACGAGCTCGTACGGACGTTCAACCGCTCGTGGCCGCTCCTCGACCCGGTCGGCGTCGTCGCCGACCTGTGGTCGGTGCCCGCCTACCTGCGGCGCTGCGCGCCATGGCTCTCGTCGAGCGAGGTCGAACGCCTGCAGCGCGACGACGCCCGGGCCTGGACCGTCGCCGACCTGCCGCTGCTCGATGCCGCACGGCGCTTGATCGGCGACCCGGAGGCCACCGCGCGACGGCGACGGCGACGTCTCGCCGCGGCAGCCGAGCTCGAGCAGCGCGAGCGGGTGCGCGACGAGCTCATCGCCGCCGACGACTCCGAGATGCACCTCATGTCGATGCTGCGGGGACAGGACTTCACGAACACCCTCGCCGACGACGTCGACGAGGGGCCGCGCTCCGAACCCGAAGTCCTGGCGGGTCCGTTCGCGCACGTCGTCGTCGACGAGGCGCAGGAGCTCACCGACGCCGAGTGGCAGATGGTGCTCGCGCGCTGCCCGTCGCGCAGTCTCACGATCGTCGGCGACCGCGCGCAGGCGAGGCACGGGTTCACCGAGTCCTGGCTCGAACGGCTCGAGCGTCTCGGGGTCCCGAACGGGCGGCTCACCGCGCTCGGCGTCAATTACCGCACCCCCGAGGAGGTCATGGAGGTGGCCGAGCCGATCATCCGTGCCGCGCTGCCCGACGCCAACGTGCCGACCTCGATCCGCCGGAGCGGCGTACCGGTCGCTCGGGGCGCCGTCGGCGAGTTGGGCATCATCCTCGAGCGTTGGCTCGCCGCGCACCCGGACGGCACCGCCTGCGTCATCGGTGCTCCCCACCTGGCGAGCACCCCGCGTGTGCGGTCGTTGAGTCCGGAGGTCTCGAAGGGCCTCGAGTTCGACCTCGTCGTGCTCGTCGACCCCGACCGGTTCGGCGAAGGGATCGAGGGCGCGGTCGATCGTTACGTCGCGATGACGAGGACCACGCGCGAGCTCGTGGTGCTCACGAGCGGCTGA